One Polyangiaceae bacterium genomic window carries:
- a CDS encoding 3-keto-5-aminohexanoate cleavage protein, translated as MSIGLGLTVTLRVRIAAHEAHYAGELVDGARVLGLFGDVATELLIRLDGDEGLFRAYEAIEFLAPVRAGDYIEATGVITKVGNTSRTMAFEARKVISNVRSADVAASAADAHGEPIVVCRAIGTCVVPKELQRRPRLVLPALTSPGAELLAKLPEPRPIITPAPHVIVTPPESPLIITGAIVGAEVTREHTPHLPITAAELADEAAKCRDAGASVIHLHVRNADGSPSQSAELFGEAITRIREKTDVVVQVSTGGAVGMSIDERLGGLVCKPEMATLNCGTINFGDDVFVNTRPDIRKSQLASVKPAASRSSSVTKRTRPRGVGLLRTGTISSAPLPVCPGSAGRIRASEDVVRFMLSQIPEGIDVGRGRRRTASATHDGAGDAPRRARSRGPPKTTSTSRRASFPKAAHRWWRAPRHMPRHSGVKSSSRIMHESCSAS; from the coding sequence ATGAGTATCGGGTTGGGTCTCACGGTGACGCTGCGAGTTCGCATCGCAGCCCACGAAGCACATTATGCGGGTGAGCTCGTGGATGGGGCGCGTGTCCTCGGGCTGTTCGGCGATGTTGCCACAGAACTGCTCATCCGCCTCGATGGCGACGAAGGATTGTTTCGCGCCTACGAAGCCATCGAATTTCTCGCGCCCGTACGAGCCGGTGACTACATCGAAGCGACCGGCGTCATCACCAAGGTAGGAAACACGTCGCGCACGATGGCGTTCGAGGCGCGCAAGGTGATCTCGAACGTGCGCTCGGCCGACGTTGCTGCATCGGCAGCCGACGCGCATGGCGAGCCCATCGTCGTCTGTCGCGCGATCGGTACGTGCGTCGTGCCGAAAGAACTGCAAAGGCGCCCGCGTCTCGTGCTGCCTGCGCTCACGTCTCCAGGCGCCGAGCTGCTCGCAAAACTCCCCGAGCCTCGGCCAATCATCACGCCAGCTCCGCACGTGATCGTCACGCCGCCCGAATCGCCGCTCATCATCACGGGAGCGATCGTGGGCGCAGAAGTGACGCGCGAGCACACGCCGCATTTGCCGATCACGGCTGCCGAGCTTGCCGACGAAGCTGCCAAGTGCCGCGACGCCGGAGCATCGGTCATTCACTTGCACGTGCGTAACGCGGACGGCTCGCCTTCGCAGTCGGCCGAGCTGTTTGGCGAAGCGATCACGCGCATTCGCGAAAAGACCGACGTCGTCGTGCAAGTGTCGACGGGTGGTGCCGTGGGCATGTCCATCGACGAGCGGCTCGGAGGGCTCGTGTGCAAGCCCGAAATGGCGACGCTCAATTGCGGCACGATCAACTTCGGCGACGACGTCTTCGTGAACACGCGTCCCGACATCCGCAAATCGCAACTCGCATCCGTGAAGCCGGCAGCATCGCGGAGCTCGAGTGTTACGAAGCGGACACGTCCACGAGGCGTTGGATTATTACGCACCGGAACGATTTCCTCCGCTCCACTTCCAGTTTGTCCTGGGAGTGCCGGGAGAATTCGCGCAAGCGAAGACGTCGTGCGTTTCATGCTGTCGCAAATCCCGGAGGGGATCGACGTGGGCCGTGGCCGCCGTCGGACGGCATCAGCGACCCACGACGGAGCTGGCGATGCGCCTCGGCGGGCACGCTCGCGTGGGCCTCCGAAGACAACATCTACCTCGAGAAGGGCGTCCTTTCCGAAGGCAGCGCACCGCTGGTGGCGCGCGCCGCGGCATATGCCAAGACACTCAGGCGTGAAGTCGTCGAGCCGGATCATGCACGAAAGTTGCTCAGCATCGTAA
- the pilO gene encoding type 4a pilus biogenesis protein PilO, whose protein sequence is MAPKASAASGSTLDRLPLAGKIGVGLLFMALVGALFFVFVYEDLSNDLQQAKRREVTLQGELRNAQAAKEAYQRDRDEKIRSEARAEQTKKVLPDDPETPAFLASLQQTATVAGVNLTSWAPVDEVPQEFFAKVPMKLTLSGRFHQIARFFHGVGQLDRIINMEDIQMKIANNKSTGTVRDQIPEPEVNVECLGTAFRALRLDDAGKGSKRRGTGK, encoded by the coding sequence ATGGCCCCGAAAGCTTCGGCCGCATCCGGCTCGACGCTTGATCGTCTTCCCCTCGCTGGGAAAATCGGCGTCGGTTTGCTCTTCATGGCGCTCGTCGGTGCGCTGTTTTTCGTCTTCGTCTACGAGGATCTTTCGAACGACCTGCAGCAGGCCAAGCGCCGCGAAGTGACGCTCCAGGGCGAGCTGCGGAATGCTCAAGCCGCGAAGGAAGCGTATCAACGCGACCGCGACGAAAAGATCCGCAGCGAAGCTCGCGCCGAACAAACGAAGAAGGTTCTCCCCGACGACCCCGAGACGCCCGCCTTCCTTGCATCCCTGCAGCAAACGGCGACGGTCGCCGGCGTGAACTTGACGAGCTGGGCTCCGGTCGACGAAGTGCCGCAAGAGTTTTTCGCCAAGGTACCGATGAAGCTCACGCTCTCTGGGCGGTTCCACCAGATCGCGCGCTTCTTCCACGGCGTCGGGCAACTCGATCGCATCATCAACATGGAAGACATCCAGATGAAGATCGCGAACAACAAGTCCACCGGGACGGTTCGTGATCAGATCCCCGAACCGGAGGTCAACGTCGAGTGCCTTGGTACGGCGTTTCGTGCGCTCCGTCTCGACGATGCTGGCAAGGGATCGAAACGAAGGGGGACGGGCAAGTGA
- a CDS encoding pilus assembly protein PilP: MKKAPNTREVARRLAFAVAALVLPVFVVGGCEDDPPPPPPRPVGSAVAPAGAPGAPNQPAVAGAAPGPAGSGRAGAAASASANPLADLPERVFTEADFAETDKNRDPFRGFANVFAQQARAKKDDQRVVVVPRYALDELKLSGVITRAEARALFIDPNNVGWVVRTGDYVGKPEIVRAGGAAGIDIAIHWRVDRIREGDVVFVREDPAHPEIAPVTRVIPLFPADESGKPGR, encoded by the coding sequence GTGAAGAAGGCTCCTAACACGCGCGAGGTTGCCCGACGCTTGGCCTTTGCGGTCGCTGCGTTGGTGCTGCCCGTCTTCGTCGTCGGCGGCTGCGAGGACGACCCGCCGCCACCGCCTCCAAGGCCCGTAGGTTCGGCCGTCGCGCCCGCAGGTGCGCCCGGAGCTCCGAATCAGCCTGCCGTGGCTGGTGCAGCTCCGGGACCCGCGGGATCGGGTCGTGCGGGTGCCGCAGCAAGTGCCTCTGCGAATCCACTCGCGGACCTGCCCGAACGCGTCTTCACCGAGGCCGACTTTGCAGAGACGGACAAAAATCGCGATCCGTTTCGCGGCTTTGCCAACGTTTTTGCGCAGCAAGCTCGGGCCAAGAAGGATGACCAACGCGTCGTCGTCGTCCCCCGCTACGCGCTCGACGAGCTCAAGCTGTCCGGCGTGATCACGCGTGCCGAAGCGCGAGCGTTGTTCATCGATCCGAACAATGTCGGCTGGGTCGTCCGCACGGGTGACTATGTCGGCAAGCCCGAAATCGTACGTGCCGGTGGAGCCGCCGGCATCGACATCGCCATCCATTGGCGAGTAGACCGGATCCGCGAAGGAGACGTCGTGTTCGTTCGCGAGGATCCCGCTCACCCCGAAATCGCCCCCGTGACGCGCGTCATTCCCCTCTTCCCGGCAGACGAGAGCGGAAAACCAGGCCGCTGA